A genomic region of Alnus glutinosa chromosome 11, dhAlnGlut1.1, whole genome shotgun sequence contains the following coding sequences:
- the LOC133882380 gene encoding ATP-dependent Clp protease proteolytic subunit-related protein 1, chloroplastic: MATSLLSPLSAPPSSTVEESRVFGQVGTSFGLQKSPFLHGTKLFSASIAPPRNSTARRCFRSPLAKSLDHIPKQFREENIKDGLMNNFKNAPQYLYGLNASQMDMFMTEDNPVRRQSERVTEESISSAQNYLDHGGMWSLSGMGEKSPSKYSMSVSMYRGGARGYGRPRTAPPDLPSLLLDARICYLGMPIVPAVTELLIAQFMWLDYDNPSKPIYLYINSPGTQNEKMETVGSETEAYAIADMMAYVKSEVYTVNCGMAYGQAAMLLSLGAKGYRAVQPNCSTKLYLPKVNRSSGAVIDMWIKAKELDANTEYYIELLAKGIGKPKEEIAKDIQRPKYFQALEAIDYGIADKIIDSRDAAFEKRNYDDMLAQSKAMRRGGGASPQAAPSGFR, from the exons ATGGCCACCTCGCTTCTCTCCCCACTTTCAGCTCCACCCTCCTCCACCGTCGAGGAATCTCGAGTATTTGGGCAAGTGGGTACCTCTTTCGGGCTCCAAAAGTCCCCTTTCCTCCACGGCACGAAGCTCTTCTCTGCTTCTATCGCTCCCCCTAGAAACAGCACAGCTCGAAGGTGCTTCAGGTCCCCGCTTGCCAAGTCCTTGGACCACATTCCCAAGCAGTTCAGGGAAGAAAATATCAAAGATGGAT TGATGAACAATTTCAAGAATGCACCCCAATATCTTTATGGCCTTAATGCTTCACAAATGGACATGTTCATGACAGAAGATAATCCCGTCCGAAGGCAGTCTGAAAGAGTTACAGAG GAAAGCATCTCGTCTGCCCAGAATTATTTGGACCATGGAGGGATGTGGAGTCTATCGGGCATGGGTGAAAAGAGTCCTTCAAAATATAGTATGAGTGTAAGTATGTATCGTGGAGGAGCCAGAGGATATGGAAGACCTAGAACTGCTCCTCCTGATTTGCCTTCGTTGCTCTTAGATGCTCGGATATGCTATCTGGGCATGCCG ATCGTACCAGCAGTAACTGAGCTCCTTATTGCACAGTTTATGTGGTTGGATTATGATAACCCTTCAAAGCCTATCTATTTGTACATAAATTCACCTGGAACGCAG AATGAGAAGATGGAGACTGTTGGATCGGAAACTGAGGCATATGCCATTGCTGACATGATGGCT TATGTCAAATCAGAAGTCTATACTGTAAACTGCGGCATGGCATATGGTCAAGCAGCGATGCTTCTATCACTTGGAGCAAAGGGTTATCGTGCTGTACAGCCAAATTGCTCCA CGAAATTATATCTGCCGAAAGTCAACAGATCAAGTGGTGCTGTAATAGATATGTGGATTAAG GCCAAAGAGCTGGATGCAAATACCGAGTACTACATTGAGCTATTAGCAAAAGGAATTGGGAAACCCAAGGAAGAAATTGCTAAAGACATCCAACGACCTAAATATTTCCAAGCACTGGAAGCCATAGATTACGGCATTGCGGACAAGATAATCGACTCAAGAGATGCTGCCTTTGAGAAGAGG AATTATGATGACATGCTTGCTCAATCAAAAGCTAtgagaagaggaggaggagctaGTCCCCAAGCAGCTCCCTCCGGATTTAGGTAA
- the LOC133881913 gene encoding mitotic checkpoint protein BUB3.2 yields the protein MTAVPPPAPGRELANPPSDGISNLRFSNHSDHLLVSSWDKSVRLYDASANALRGEFMHGGPVLDCCFHDDSSGFSAGADNTVRRLVFSSNKEDILGRHDAPVRCVEYSYAAGQLITGSWDKTLKCWDPRGASGQDRTLVGTYPQPERVYSLSLVGNRLVVATAGRHVNVYDLRNMSQPEQRRESSLKYQTRCVRCYPNGTGYALSSVEGRVAMEFFDLSEASQAKKYAFKCHRKSEAGRDIVYPVNAIAFHPVYGTFATGGCDGYVNVWDGNNKKRLYQYSRYPTSIAALSFSRDGRLLAVASSYTFEEGDKPHEPDAIYVRSVNEIEVKPKPKVYPNPPA from the exons ATGACAGCTGTCCCACCGCCGGCCCCAGGCCGCGAGCTCGCGAACCCGCCGTCCGACGGAATATCCAACCTCCGATTCTCCAACCACAGCGATCACCTGCTCGTGTCCTCATGGGACAAG AGCGTCCGATTGTACGATGCGAGCGCCAACGCGCTGCGAGGCGAGTTTATGCACGGCGGTCCAGTCCTCGACTGTTGCTTCCACGACGATTCCTCGGGGTTCAGTGCCGGCGCTGATAATACTGTGAGGCG GCTTGTTTTCAGCTCTAATAAGGAGGATATTTTGGGAAGGCATGATGCTCCTGTGCGTTGTGTTGAGTACTCTTATGCAGCAG GGCAATTAATCACAGGTAGTTGGGACAAAACCCTGAAGTGTTGGGATCCTAGAGGTGCAAGTGGGCAGGATCGCACTCTTGTTGGGACATATCCACAACCTGAGCGTGTTTACTCACTTTCTCTTGTTGGAAATCGTTTAGTTGTAGCAACTGCTGGAAGACATGTAAATGTCTACGATTTGAGAAATATGTCCCAACCTGAACAGCGAAGGGAATCTTCATTGAAATATCAAACTAGATGTGTGCGCTGTTATCCCAATGGAACAG GATATGCTCTTAGTTCTGTCGAAGGACGAGTTGCAATGGAATTTTTTGATCTCTCAGAGGCTAGTCAAGCCAAAAA GTATGCATTTAAGTGTCATAGAAAATCAGAGGCTGGAAGGGACATTGTCTACCCAGTAAATGCCATTGCATTCCACCCCGT CTATGGTACTTTTGCAACTGGAGGTTGTGATGGTTATGTGAATGTGTGGGATGGGAACAACAAGAAGAGGCTGTATCAG tACTCAAGATATCCGACAAGCATTGCAGCGCTTTCGTTTAGCAGAGATGGCCGCCTTTTGGCAGTGGCATCAAGTTACACATTTGAAGAGGGAGATAAACC TCATGAACCAGATGCAATCTATGTTCGCAGTGTAAATGAAATAGAGGTCAAGCCGAAGCCGAAAGTGTACCCTAACCCGCCTGCATAA